A stretch of the Synechocystis sp. PCC 7338 genome encodes the following:
- a CDS encoding rhodanese-like domain-containing protein, whose translation MTSMPIEISVQDLALMLAHPNGDRQLIDVREPHEVEIATLPGFETLPLSEFAHWSDNIQERYESDRETVVLCHHGIRSDQMAHWLVDQGFSKVKNVVGGIDAYSRLIDATIPRY comes from the coding sequence ATGACTTCCATGCCCATCGAAATTTCTGTTCAGGATTTAGCCCTGATGTTGGCTCACCCCAATGGCGATCGCCAGTTGATTGATGTGCGGGAACCCCATGAGGTGGAAATTGCGACCCTGCCAGGCTTTGAAACCCTACCTTTGAGCGAGTTTGCCCACTGGTCTGATAACATTCAAGAACGATACGAATCTGACCGGGAAACTGTGGTGCTTTGTCACCATGGCATCCGTTCAGACCAAATGGCCCACTGGTTAGTGGATCAAGGTTTTAGTAAAGTTAAAAACGTAGTGGGGGGAATTGATGCTTATTCCCGTTTGATTGATGCCACCATTCCCCGTTATTAA
- a CDS encoding SpoIID/LytB domain-containing protein translates to MFISPPRNLLKVAVQRVGGLVIALGLVAGGALPSLAKDVLLQVGVVQRFGDEDRDQLSISGVGNDDLTFIAVNNQGEKVTLQSKQGTIAISRRAVPRKLAEVLVLGDHATFETAEDDALRWQAQGIAVEVTQPGRWQVWAKRDVYDSPLVRRWLLADLKEQGYQLPYLESVLLDSKPQAMVVINGQSYPADRVTVTATKNQIQVTEGEKKFVYGGWLQLQPNSYGNYTLVNHVPLETYLRGVVPHEIGPGAPPTAAKAQTIIARTYALQNRRRFAADDYELCATTHCQVYYGLSGTSPRADEAIRETAGQVLTYNNQLVDALYSSTAGGVTAKFSDVWNGEERPYLQAVIDSAQPIWNLSSQSLADEATFRKFINLKEGFNETGRKFLRWRYPATLAELNQDLKKYLTNRRHPLADFTTIYDMKVTRRSPSGRILMLEVLTDKGVVELAKNEARSAFGPPRSTLFYLEPTYDANQRLQSIFFVGGGFGHGVGMSQFGSYKLSQLGWSAEQILAFYYPGTQIRQLNEQILGQTPRP, encoded by the coding sequence ATGTTTATTTCTCCCCCCCGTAACTTACTGAAGGTTGCTGTCCAACGTGTGGGTGGCTTAGTCATCGCCCTGGGCTTAGTGGCTGGAGGAGCTTTACCGAGCCTCGCCAAGGATGTTCTGCTCCAGGTGGGGGTGGTGCAACGCTTTGGGGACGAAGACCGGGATCAACTGAGCATAAGCGGGGTGGGCAACGATGACTTAACCTTTATTGCAGTTAATAATCAGGGGGAAAAGGTCACCCTCCAGAGCAAACAGGGCACCATTGCCATTAGCCGCCGGGCCGTGCCGAGGAAATTGGCGGAAGTATTGGTGCTGGGGGACCATGCCACCTTTGAAACCGCGGAGGACGATGCCCTCCGTTGGCAAGCTCAAGGTATTGCAGTGGAAGTTACCCAGCCAGGGCGTTGGCAGGTGTGGGCTAAAAGGGACGTATATGACAGTCCCCTGGTGCGCCGTTGGTTGCTGGCGGATTTAAAAGAGCAGGGTTACCAATTGCCCTACCTGGAAAGCGTACTATTGGACAGTAAGCCCCAGGCCATGGTGGTGATCAATGGTCAAAGCTATCCCGCTGACCGGGTGACCGTCACTGCGACCAAAAATCAAATTCAAGTTACGGAAGGGGAGAAAAAATTTGTCTATGGCGGTTGGTTGCAGCTCCAACCCAACTCCTACGGAAATTACACCTTGGTTAACCATGTACCGCTGGAAACCTACCTGCGGGGTGTAGTGCCCCATGAAATTGGCCCCGGTGCTCCCCCCACTGCGGCCAAAGCCCAAACTATTATTGCCCGCACCTATGCCCTGCAGAACCGGCGTCGTTTTGCCGCCGATGACTATGAGTTGTGTGCCACCACCCACTGCCAGGTTTACTACGGCTTAAGTGGCACTAGTCCCAGGGCCGATGAGGCGATTAGGGAAACGGCGGGGCAAGTTTTAACCTACAACAATCAATTGGTGGATGCCCTCTACTCCTCTACGGCTGGGGGGGTGACAGCCAAGTTTAGCGATGTCTGGAATGGGGAAGAACGGCCCTATCTGCAAGCGGTCATCGACTCGGCTCAACCCATTTGGAATTTGTCTAGCCAAAGCTTGGCCGATGAAGCAACTTTTCGTAAATTTATCAACCTCAAGGAAGGATTTAACGAAACGGGGCGGAAGTTTTTGCGCTGGCGCTATCCAGCTACATTGGCGGAGTTGAATCAGGATCTGAAAAAATATCTGACCAACCGGCGCCATCCTTTGGCGGACTTCACCACCATCTACGATATGAAGGTCACCAGGCGATCGCCATCGGGGAGAATTTTAATGCTGGAGGTGCTGACGGACAAGGGTGTGGTGGAATTGGCTAAAAACGAAGCCCGTAGCGCTTTTGGGCCTCCCCGCAGTACCCTGTTCTACCTGGAACCCACCTACGATGCCAACCAGCGACTCCAAAGCATCTTTTTCGTTGGGGGAGGCTTTGGCCATGGGGTCGGCATGAGTCAATTTGGCTCCTATAAGCTCTCCCAATTGGGGTGGTCAGCGGAACAAATCTTAGCTTTTTATTATCCTGGCACTCAAATCAGACAACTCAATGAGCAAATTCTGGGGCAAACTCCCCGCCCTTGA